From Ananas comosus cultivar F153 linkage group 8, ASM154086v1, whole genome shotgun sequence, one genomic window encodes:
- the LOC109713942 gene encoding nijmegen breakage syndrome 1 protein, whose amino-acid sequence MVWCLIPIDSLRGAQRYYIFSAGTYKVGRKDCDVIVQTDTSISRVHAEIVVEKMVSRDPSHTVSADFPSHVYIVDRSKYGTSINKESGNDGSRINKDQQVVLKDGDSVTFGTGTATFRFSFIPLITFVQKFVRIDPSLQAIMSSIGVYTTRKWSDECTHVLVDESSPLTPELIEAVLTKKQIVSGDWFKVLAEQNIRTEMPSCASYVPNLTLDGTAVKAVEANLRESCLVGYTFILGSSRKYKFGEKLHSLLELAGAKFLQVDEYCSNSQTSAGGENNQIVLVVPAKSITEFDHSRELSSLSKVTDLKLIAAILSGHLDSAVIEPPAFIVSSSHSTDETVVADSDVEIDTATSDQAAVAVKSQNEIKPKCDEKCSKEILKDEGDATKLEGENNANLSADSDKVLKPRDEDARIIERRDKGDDSIADRHENCDILFSQDLIVRTIQMPAPVRSTETEVNFKRFRKRETVSGNSFRDLIPFSKDPYKESDDESNKSIEYMREEKKRKQMEAVAEDLFNNEKARKRAGAGTSIHSLLASR is encoded by the exons ATGGTTTGGTGTTTAATCCCCATCGATTCCCTTCGTG GTGCTCAGAGGTACTACATCTTCTCTGCTGGAACCTACAAAGTTGGCCGAAAAG ATTGTGATGTTATAGTACAAACGGACACATCGATATCACGGGTTCATGCTGAAATTGTTGTTGAGAAAATGGTTTCTCGGGATCCTTCACATACTGTGTCTGCAGATTTTCCATCACATGTTTATATAGTAGACCGCTCAAAGTATGGTACCTCTATAAACAAAGAATCAGGGAATGATGGTTCTCGTATAAACAAAGATCAGCAGGTGGTTCTCAAAGATGGGGACTCTGTAACATTCGGAACCGGCACTGCAACATTCAG GTTCTCTTTTATTCCTCTCATAACATTTGTTCAGAAGTTCGTTCGAATTGATCCTTCGTTGCAGGCCATTATGTCATCTATTG GTGTATACACCACTCGTAAGTGGAGTGATGAGTGTACACATGTTCTAGTTGATGAGTCTTCGCCGTTGACGCCTGAGCTTATTGAAGCAGTCTTAACGAAAAAACAGATTGTTTCTGGTGATTGGTTTAAG GTGCTTGCTGAGCAAAATATACGGACAGAAATGCCATCTTGTGCTTC CTATGTTCCAAACTTGACTCTTGATGGAACAGCGGTAAAGGCAGTGGAGGCGAATCTTCGTGAAAGTTGCCTGGTTGGCTATACATTTATTCTGGGATCGTCACGTAAG TATAAATTTGGAGAGAAGCTCCATTCGCTACTTGAACTAGCAGGAGCAAAGTTCCTCCAAGTTGATGAATATTGTTCAAATAGTCAG ACATCGGCTGGTGGAGAAAATAACCAGATAGTTCTTGTTGTTCCTGCAAAATCAATAACGGAATTTGATCACTCACGTGAGCTATCGTCTTTATCTAAAGTTACTGATTTGAAGTTAATCGCAGCTATATTATCTGGACACTTGGACTCGGCCGTCATTGAGCCACCTGCTT TTATCGTCTCATCTTCACATTCCACTGACGAGACTGTAGTAGCGGATTCCGATGTTGAAATCGACACTGCAACTTCCGATCAAGCTGCCGTCGCTGTCAAATCCCAAAATGAAATTAAACCTAAATGTGATGAGAAATGttcaaaagaaattttgaaagatgAAGGAGACGCTACAAAATTGGAAGGAGAAAATAATGCAAACCTTTCAGCTGATTCAGATAAGGTTTTAAAGCCCAGGGACGAGGATGCTCGGATTATAGAGAGAAGGGACAAAGGCGATGACTCTATTGCCGACAGACATGAAAATTGTGATATACTATTCAGTCAAGATTTGATTGTTAGAACTATCCAAATGCCAGCTCCTGTTAGATCTACTGAAACAGAAGTCAACTTCAAGCGCTTTAGAAAG AGAGAAACTGTGTCCGGCAACAGCTTTAGAGATCTCATTCCGTTTTCCAAAGATCCATACAA AGAATCAGACGATGAGAGTAACAAATCGATAGAATAcatgagggaggagaagaagcgaAAGCAAATGGAAGCTGTTGCTGAGGATCTGTTCAACAATGAGAAG GCAAGGAAACGCGCAGGTGCCGGTACTTCAATTCATTCCCTCCTTGCTAGTAGGTGA